In one window of Methanolobus mangrovi DNA:
- a CDS encoding 50S ribosomal protein L16, with protein sequence MVRKPASMYRNVRQRSFTRRKYMGGVPGSQVIHYDMGNKSADFPVKVTLIAKERCQLTHKSLEAARITSNRAMTNAAGRAGFHIKLRVYPHEVLRENKQATGAGADRVSSGMRGAYGKNVGTAARVSAGQKIFTISVNKEHFVMAKDALRKAGQKLPTPVRIVVDQGLELVQ encoded by the coding sequence ATGGTAAGAAAACCAGCAAGTATGTACAGGAACGTAAGACAGCGTTCATTCACCAGAAGGAAGTATATGGGTGGTGTCCCGGGTAGTCAGGTCATTCACTACGACATGGGTAACAAGAGTGCCGATTTTCCGGTAAAGGTCACACTCATAGCTAAAGAGAGATGCCAACTCACACACAAGTCACTTGAAGCTGCACGTATCACTTCAAACCGTGCAATGACAAATGCTGCAGGACGTGCAGGGTTCCACATCAAACTGAGAGTTTACCCACACGAGGTCCTCAGGGAGAACAAGCAGGCTACCGGAGCAGGTGCAGACCGTGTGTCAAGTGGTATGCGTGGGGCATATGGAAAGAATGTTGGAACAGCAGCAAGAGTTTCAGCTGGTCAGAAGATATTTACTATCTCTGTAAACAAAGAGCACTTTGTAATGGCAAAGGATGCACTTAGGAAAGCAGGCCAGAAACTGCCAACCCCAGTCAGGATCGTAGTCGATCAAGGGCTGGAACTTGTTCAATAA
- a CDS encoding translation initiation factor IF-2 subunit beta, which yields MEDYEALLDRAIANLPDMETTDARFVIPEPKIMVEGKTTILDNFNNIADVLNRDPDHVMKYLTREMGTAGKIDGMRAIFQGRFSKDQIKANIEAYVEEFVMCSECGRPDTQLMKMDRIMVLKCAACGAHRPVKKRRASAPVKQDAIEEGKEYDVRIDAVGSKGDGIAKMDRFTIFVPGAAKGETLKIRIKRISGTLAFAEKV from the coding sequence ATGGAAGATTACGAAGCGCTTCTGGATCGTGCAATAGCAAACTTACCCGACATGGAGACTACGGATGCTCGTTTCGTAATCCCTGAACCTAAAATTATGGTAGAAGGTAAGACCACGATCCTTGATAATTTCAACAACATTGCAGATGTCCTGAACAGGGATCCTGACCACGTGATGAAATACCTTACACGTGAAATGGGTACTGCAGGTAAGATCGATGGTATGAGGGCGATATTCCAGGGTAGGTTCTCAAAGGACCAGATCAAAGCTAACATCGAAGCATATGTTGAAGAATTCGTCATGTGTTCAGAATGTGGAAGGCCTGATACCCAGCTTATGAAAATGGACCGTATCATGGTGTTGAAATGTGCCGCTTGTGGTGCACACAGACCTGTGAAGAAAAGACGTGCCAGTGCACCTGTCAAACAGGACGCCATTGAAGAAGGCAAAGAATACGATGTTCGTATCGATGCTGTTGGTTCCAAGGGTGACGGGATTGCTAAGATGGATAGGTTCACTATCTTCGTACCAGGTGCTGCAAAGGGTGAGACTCTCAAGATAAGAATCAAGAGAATCAGTGGAACCCTTGCGTTCGCCGAAAAAGTATGA